In Gossypium arboreum isolate Shixiya-1 chromosome 6, ASM2569848v2, whole genome shotgun sequence, the following are encoded in one genomic region:
- the LOC108485591 gene encoding MDIS1-interacting receptor like kinase 2-like, with protein MMKSFTVLAPLLLCVTLLFSSLNDASDSAAEALAILKWKASLQSQNHSVLLSWNTSNNPNTKTSPCAWFGIHCNHADSVTKINLTGYGVKGTLHSFPFSSLPNLAELDLSINELYGIIPHNIRQLSKLTYLDLSYNQFSGQIPPEISRLVHLQTLHLAGNQLNGSIPQGLGQLKFLTDLALCSNKLNGSIPASLGKLSRLLSLVLFDNSLSGPIPPELGNLRNLVEVYLDTNRLTGPIPSTFGNLRKLSVLHMFNNSLSGSIPSELGNMESLSEISLYHNNLSGLIPTSFGDLRHLTLAHLYENQLSGPIPEELGNLNSLVDLELSENQLNGSIPASLGSLSNLEILHVRDNRLSGSIPNEIGNLMKLIVLELDHNNLTGNLPQGICRGGSLEYFTANDNQLTGPIPQGLKNCTTLKRVYLERNRLRGNISEDLGVYPNLTFIELSDNELFGEVSSNWGLCRSLQSLSIARNNLSGTIPAEIGNSRQIHRLDLSSNHLVGEIPKKISKLTSLLYLYLNGNKLSGSLPLELGLMSKLLYLDLSANQLSNFIPETIGNLSMSFYLNFSVNRFSQRIPIQVGKLTSLVQLDLSHNMLSGEIPGELQSLRSLETLNLSHNNLSGEIPSSLEKLRGLYTVDISYNELQGPIPNCQAFLNASVQELEGNKGLCGNASGLPPCTPFSKKGHNNNKTLLVVIFSLLSVSGLSISSIALFFAFKKRKKDADEGRQSNASDEIFFSISFFNGRKLYEEIIRATKDFDAQYCIGKGGYGNVYKAELSSGDVVAVKKFHLLHTSEMADQRQFLNEVRALVETRHRNIVKFYGFCSSAGHSFLVYKYLERGSLASVLRKNEESKKLDWNKRVNIVKGVVNALSYLHHDCSPPIVHRDITSNNILLDLEYEAHLSDFGTAKLLNPDSSNWSNIAGTYGYIAPELSYTMQVTEKCDVYSFGVLALELISGAYPGEFLSNLSILTAESTPLNNVLDQRLSPPLPEVVNKLVFILKLSVSCLDNNPKSRPTMHTVSQLVFDHI; from the exons ATGATGAAGAGTTTCACTGTGCTTGCTCCCTTACTTTTGTGTGTTACTTTACTATTTTCTTCTCTTAATGATGCTTCTGATTCTGCAGCAGAAGCATTGGCAATTCTCAAATGGAAAGCCAGCCTTCAAAGCCAAAACCATTCTGTTTTGCTTTCCTGGAATACGTCCAACAATCCAAATACCAAAACAAGTCCTTGTGCTTGGTTTGGAATCCATTGCAACCATGCTGACAGTGTTACTAAGATTAACCTCACTGGCTATGGTGTAAAAGGTACGCTCCATTCATTTCCATTCTCATCTTTGCCTAATCTTGCAGAGTTGGACCTTAGCATCAATGAACTTTATGGCATAATCCCACATAATATCAGGCAGCTCTCCAAACTAACCTACCTTGATTTATCCTATAACCAGTTCTCTGGGCAAATCCCACCTGAAATTAGCCGCCTTGTACATCTTCAGACCCTTCACCTTGCTGGAAATCAGTTGAACGGCTCAATTCCTCAAGGACTTGGTCAGCTCAAATTTCTCACTGACCTTGCCTTGTGTAGCAACAAGCTAAATGGTTCCATTCCTGCTTCTCTCGGTAAACTAAGTCGACTTCTTTCCTTAGTTCTCTTTGATAATTCCCTTTCCGGACCCATTCCTCCAGAATTGGGAAACCTTAGGAATTTGGTTGAAGTTTACCTGGACACCAACCGTCTAACTGGTCCAATCCCTTCCACGTTTGGAAACTTGAGAAAACTGAGCGTGCTTCACATGTTTAACAATAGTCTTTCAGGTTCCATCCCCTCTGAGTTAGGGAATATGGAATCTCTTTCTGAAATAAGCCTTTATCACAACAATCTATCTGGCTTGATCCCAACCTCATTTGGTGACTTGAGACATCTTACACTTGCCCACCTTTATGAAAATCAACTCTCTGGTCCCATTCCTGAGGAGTTAGGAAACTTGAATTCTCTTGTTGACCTAGAGTTGAGTGAAAACCAACTCAATGGCTCTATTCCTGCTTCACTTGGCAGTTTGAGCAACTTGGAAATTCTGCATGTCCGAGACAACCGACTCTCAGGTTCCATTCCTAATGAAATCGGAAACTTGATGAAGTTGATTGTGTTAGAACTAGACCACAACAATCTGACAGGAAATTTGCCACAAGGCATTTGCCGTGGTGGATCACTTGAATACTTCACAGCAAATGACAACCAGCTTACCGGGCCAATCCCTCAAGGGTTGAAAAATTGCACTACCTTGAAGAGAGTCTACCTTGAAAGAAACCGACTCAGAGGAAATATATCTGAAGATTTAGGCGTTTACCCAAACCTAACATTCATTGAATTAAGTGACAATGAACTTTTTGGTGAAGTGTCTTCCAATTGGGGATTGTGCAGAAGCTTACAGAGCCTATCTATTGCAAGGAACAATCTCAGTGGTACAATACCAGCTGAGATTGGAAACTCACGTCAGATACACAGGCTTGATCTTTCTTCAAATCATTTAGTTGGGGAGATTCCAAAGAAAATTTCAAAGTTGACATCTTTGCTTTATCTTTATTTGAATGGGAATAAACTTTCTGGGAGTCTACCCCTGGAACTAGGACTTATGTCCAAGCTTTTGTATCTAGACTTGTCTGCAAACCAATTGAGCAACTTCATCCCTGAAACTATAGGGAATCTGTCCATGTCATTCTACTTGAATTTCAGCGTGAATCGGTTTAGCCAAAGAATTCCAATTCAAGTAGGCAAGTTAACTAGTCTGGTTCAGCTAGATTTGAGTCACAACATGCTTTCAGGGGAGATTCCAGGGGAACTTCAAAGTTTGCGGAGCTTGGAGACACTAAACCTTTCTCACAACAATCTCTCTGGTGAAATCCCATCCTCTTTGGAGAAGCTCCGAGGCCTGTACACTGTTGACATTTCATATAATGAACTCCAGGGTCCCATTCCCAACTGCCAAGCATTTCTAAATGCTTCAGTACAAGAATTGGAAGGGAACAAAGGATTATGTGGCAATGCTAGTGGATTACCGCCTTGCACACCTTTTTCAAAAAAGGGTCACAACAACAACAAAACCCTTTTAGTAGTTATATTCTCTCTTTTATCAGTGTCTGGTCTCTCGATTTCATCAATTGCTTTGTTTTTTGCCTTCAAGAAGAGGAAGAAAGATGCAGATGAAGGAAGACAAAGCAATGCAAGTGATGAGATATTTTTCTCAATATCTTTCTTTAATGGAAGAAAATTGTATGAAGAGATCATTAGAGCTACCAAAGATTTTGATGCTCAATATTGCATTGGGAAGGGAGGATATGGAAACGTATACAAAGCAGAGCTGTCATCAGGAGATGTTGTAGCTGTGAAGAAATTCCATCTGTTGCATACCAGTGAAATGGCAGATCAAAGACAGTTCCTAAATGAGGTTAGGGCACTGGTAGAAACAAGACACAGAAATATTGTGAAGTTCTACGGTTTTTGTTCCTCTGCAGGTCATTCCTTTTTAGTATACAAGTACCTTGAAAGGGGTAGCTTGGCTTCTGTTCTCAGGAAGAATGAAGAATCTAAGAAATTGGACTGGAACAAGAGGGTGAATATTGTCAAAGGTGTTGTTAATGCCCTCTCCTATTTGCACCACGACTGTTCACCACCCATTGTTCATCGAGATATAACAAGCAACAACATTTTGCTTGATTTGGAGTATGAAGCTCACCTTTCAGACTTTGGCACTGCTAAGCTTCTCAATCCAGACTCATCCAATTGGAGTAATATTGCTGGAACATATGGATACATTGCACCAG AGCTTTCCTACACCATGCAAGTTACTGAAAAATGTGATGTGTATAGTTTTGGTGTTCTGGCATTGGAATTGATATCCGGGGCATATCCAGGTGAATTTCTCTCTAATCTATCGATTTTAACAGCAGAAAGCACTCCACTAAACAATGTGTTGGATCAAAGGCTTTCGCCTCCACTGCCAGAAGTTGTGAACAAACTCGTATTCATCCTGAAGCTGTCTGTTTCATGTTTAGATAACAATCCAAAATCTAGGCCAACCATGCACACTGTTTCTCAGCTGGTGTTCGACCACATCTAG